In Euphorbia lathyris chromosome 2, ddEupLath1.1, whole genome shotgun sequence, the sequence aattgttGTTACTGTTATGGAAGAGCTGTGCCACTGGCCTtattgatgaagaagatggGAAAAAGGGTCTACTAGTTGTTGTTGGATGATTTGATAATGGGCTATCTATTGCTGCTGTTGTTGATATATCAAGCTTTATCTCTGAACTGTTTTCGCTTCTATTGCTGCAAGACCCCTCCGTTTCTTTGTTCAGATTAATTGATTCAGTTGGTTCTCTGCTTTTCAGTGCCATTATCTGCTTATAATTAAGATAACCAATAAGGAAATAAGGGAACCTAGCCTACATATATTTTGGTTTCACAAGATAAGAGGAGAGGAGAATCAATTAAAAAAGTTGCACCTTTTGGTTGAGGAAgttgataaaataaaatgattgCAGAAGCAAAAGTCAAAAAAGAAATAACTATTAAAGTAAGCAGTTCCatgcaagaaaaagaaaagaaaagaaacctgAGCATGAAGCTTTTGGTTGTGAGCTTGAAGAGCATGATTATCAGATTTGATAGCTTCAAACTGTGTTTTAAGAAGATCATAATCTTTCTCAAGTTGCTTAGTCTTCCATCTAGCCCTTCTGTTTTGGAACCAAATGGCAATCTGTCTTGGTTGGAGACCAAGAGCTCTAGCAAGTTGCATTTTTCTTTCAGGTTCAAGCTTGTTACCCAATTCAAAGTTCTTCTCAAGTGTCTTAACTTGCTCCATGTTAAGCCTTCTCTTCTTTTCTCCAGCTTGTGATCCATCATCGTCAGATAACTCATCATCTTCATGACATGATGCATCTATTCCTGAAAATGACATTGATCTTTTCCCTAGAAATGATGCCACCCCTACAACCACAACCCACACTTTcagataacaaaataataataataagaaaagaTGAAGAGAATCAATTACCGTTGAAATCTTGGTGAGTGCAAGATGAAGGTAGAAGGGGGTTGAGAGAAGTGGGAGGTTGATGATCTTGATGATCTTCTTCATGGACCATGAAATTTGCAGGGAAGAAAGCCATTCCATTGCAAGACATGACTTCTCACTCCAATCCTATTTGTATTTTCTCATAAACTGTGGcaccttattaataaattttctGTCATATTTGGAATATAGAAATAAAACTCACAGATTAGTCAATatgagaaagaaaagagagATGATCTATAACAGCCaccaaagaaataaataaaggaaggatttttcaaaattgaaattttgtgTTGAATGAATagttcatatatatatttagatggagagagagagagaaacgatgatgatgatgattctGTAGTTCTACTTCTCTTTATATGAAGATGGAATTTTCATTATTTTAAGTGGTTTTTTACTGCtttaaaaaaatgagaaaataaaatacagTAGTTTCCTTTgattatttaaaaagaaaaaaagggaaaGTGATATTGATATTTTGTGTAGAAAAGGTAAAGAAAAGTGATGATGAAAAGAAAAGGCAAGTTGGTGAAGCAAGATTGATTAATATTAAATTGAAATAGATGAAGTTTTGTGTCTGCACTGCATATGATAGTTTGATAATCATGAGTCATTGTCTCCATGGGTAGTGTAGTGTAGGAAAGACAGTTGTCTTGGATTACATATTATTATTAGTTCGGGTGTTAAAAAGTGAGAAGTGGGTGATGAGTTGAAATGGGGAAAGAGAAAAAAGATGGATGGGTCCAAGAGGGGGCAGGGGTTGCTACCTAACCCACCAACACCTATCGTGCCTCTTTCCACTGTTTTTCTATTTCACTTCCTCATCTTCAACTTTCATCCATTTTAATTTTCTTCATAACAACTATTAACCTTTGATAACATCCGGATATTATCAAATAACCAATTTGTAAAGCTCCACGAAGCTAAGGGACTGAATAAGCAATTAACCAAACGGCTACGGTCAAGGGATACGCCACCACGGATCCTTAGATTCTTCGATACGCCACAGATGATCAGACACCATAAAAAGGCTCGCAACCATTATGTCttcggagacccgccatcacaCATCGATACGCCAATAAAATGTCGGCGCCGTCTTCCTATGAGAAAACCGACATCATTAAAGGCAAGTAATAACCTctttaatgagctaacggtcgtACTTGAATGAACTCAGTAACTACCATTAAtaaggcattaatggagactttctagttaccaaaTCGAGGGTTACAGCTAACCTAGTATAAATAGTCTTGcgtcccaagctattgaggtacacattccaATACTCTACTTAGTGCTTTTGTTTTATCATTATATACAatttactgactttagcatcggagtccCCCCGgccgaacccaacgacgcccccccaCAAGTGGAGCTCCGACGAGAATTCAACCGGGTAATATCAATTAGTGCAGTGAGCGTGGAGGCTCTAATGACAAAAGAGCTTACACCACGAACATAAGATGGCAAATGAAGGGAAAAATCCTTCAACTGAAGTAACAACACCCCCGCTTACGGTTCCGATATCAGTAAGTAGTGTTCCAGTAATCCCTACTAACCAAAGAAATGACCTACCTCCTCTCGTTCACGATGAACGGGAAATGTCGCCAGACACCTATACCGATCTTGTCCTGGAACTAGTGGCGAACAACTACGGTACGACAGCTGCGGATCGATTGAGACCATATTTTGTTAACACACTCGTGGTAGGACCAATAACTGGAATTGTACCGCCCATCCGTCGTCCTCCGCCAAGGCCAAGAACCTCAAATTGGGAAAGCGCCATTGTAAGACCGCGAGCTAGGAACGAATCATCATTCTTATTCCAGGATCATGTGGATGCAGTTATCACAAGCACAAAGCTAGGAGGTAACCTACCCTTGAATAGAAGACTGTTTGAAGATCCGCCTGAAGGGAGCCAAATGAACAATCCAATAGCACCAAGAAATGTGCAGAATCCAAGAATCATAATTAGTGGACAATAACCACCTCCTGCGGTGGTGGCGGGACAGGAGCAGCCTCTTGGAGCAGCGGCTGATCAAGGTCACCATGGAGGTGGGCTTGCAAATCCTAGACACAGAAGGTGATCTCGATCCCGAGGTAGAAGGTGATTTGTTCCCATAGCAGAAGGTCATCTCGTTCTCATAATAGAAGGGCCCTGTCCCCACCAGAAAGGTGTGGTAGAGGTGCAGATGTTCCCCATCGGACCCATAGATAGTTGGGATCAATTAAGCAGAGAGTTATGCGCCAAATTTGCAGGCAATATCCCTCTAGTCGTATCATCTCATAAGCTTTTTTAGCTCAAGTAGAAGGAGCGTGAACCCCTCAAAGATTACATCACCAAGTTCAATATAATGTGCATTCAAGTAATCGATATGGACGTTCCAACGGCTATTGAAATGGTGATAAAAAATACCATATGTAAAAGCTTACAAGAAAAGTTGGTGAGGCACAAACCCAGAAATATTGTTGAGCTTATGGAAAAATCCAAGGGGTTCATGGAGATCGACGAAATTCAGAGGGAATCTATCTCTCCTCCCAAACACGGAAAAGGCGAATCGAGGAGGAAAGACAAGGAAAAGGAGCAAGATAAAGCTTCTGAACCATCCGCTAGAGTTAGACGCATGAGTTCGAGGAATAGGTCGGCGTACACTCCGTTGAACCCCCCCTAAAAGCGAGGTATTGATATGGCTGGAGAATAGCCAACACAAGCGgcacattacatatcccgaaccaaaaggggggagtacaccaatgtTGGAAAAAACCCCAAGAATTATTGCAGATACCATAGAAGGAATGGTCACGACACAAATGCATATTGGGAGCTAGCAAAAGAAATTGAAAGGTTAATCGAAAAGGGCAAGTTGGATAGAGTCATCGAGGATGATAAAAAGCAAAGTGATGACAAATAGAAAAACGATCCAAAGAAGAAGGTGAAAGGCGTTATTAACGTCATCGCTGGCGGACAAGGTTATCAACCGCCTGCTAAAAAATCAAAGACGTCCGCCCTCAACCGGTCATCGCTCAATCATCTGTTTGCTGAGATAGGCCCAGTGATCCCCCCACATGCAGATGCCCTAGTTATTACTATGGTGGTAGAAGGTTGGGAAATGAAACGAGTAATGGTAGATACGGGCACTTCTTGCAACGTCATTACgagaggtgcattcgccaaactaaaggttgatgtGATCAAAATAGAAACAACTATAGTTGACATCCTAGGAGTGACGGgccacactatccagaccaaagGCCAGGTAACTTTGGGATGTGAGTTGGAAGATGATGATCAGGtgtggattggtgatctggagttctctattatagatggacaattagcttacaacatcattcttggatggtcgttcatctcagaggtagcagccctaatttccatccgccaTCTGGCAATGTATATTCCAACCAGCaagggaggagtaatgattagtggaaaccaaaaggtggcccaagaaACCTATTTAACGTCTTTATCTATCCGCCCATAATTCAAAGATGACGGAGCTGAGGAACACGAACTTGTCACtgcagctttgggcgacacgaAAATGTTCCTTATTGTTGATGGAAAGCGAGTGCAGATCGCTTAAGGATTGAAATCTGAGATCAATGAGGATGTTACGagagttctcattgagtctgaaagcgtgtTTGCATGGGAGAATGAGATCCTAACaagagtaagcccagatgtgatttcTCACAAGTTGAACATTGTTGAAGATGCAGTTCCAGTGGCTCAGAAATGGAGGAACCATGGTCCTGAGAGACAAAAGGCAATCGAGGAAGAAATAGCCAAATTAAAAAAGGTTGATGCAATCGAGGAAGTCATATACAtgcagtggttggcgaacgtggtgctagtcaagaaagctggcggatccTACAAGATGTGCATAGATTTCActgatcttaacaaggcatatCCTAAGGATAATTATCCTCTACCTTGTATTGATATTCTTGTAGATGGAATTGCTGGGTATGGAGTATACTCATTTATGGATGTCAAATCaagttatcaccagatcctgATGTCGGATCGAATTAAAACTTCCTTTGTGACGCATCAACCTACGTACTATTTTAAAGTCATGCCTTTTGGACTCAAGAATGCTGGATCCACTTACCAACGTAGGATGAATAAAATTTATAGGGTAAGGATGGAAGCAACTTATCCGTatacgttgatgacatgatcatcaagagcATTGATGCGCCTCAGGGCCGATGCCCAatgagactcactaagggataagtgtacctcatcgttatcaagtaataatctagaCAAGTCTAGGTATCAAATCCATAGGATTTAcacctgcaagtatcgagttactaggtttctaatgttatctaggctcTAGGGTTTAAGATTGagtttgtttatattaatctactcctaattaagttattctactcctaaatgacaaagattaaatagacAAATCAATTGGATAAAACAAGAAATTGCATTAACATTAAAGATGgagaaagtattgtcacgatgatacaattagcctaagattcatagatTGGATCAGAGGtaaacagaatgtaaaagagaagaaatccctttcagggaacctgtcgacCAGTGCAGGAATCTTTTTAGGACTTGAAGGATGGATCCTCGAATAATCCTTGAGGGCACCGGAGCTTGAAGGTTCTTCAATGGTGGATGGAAGGAGgaagaggattcttcaagggtggaggctagggtttttataaaattaaaagatatctaatttacaattacaATGTTCTATTTGTAATTGCAGTTTCATGCCTAAACCTAATCTAACTTGTTTCCCAATGCATATGGAAGAGTGGGGGCAAAATTGTGAAGTCGTGGGGCCgagaatcagtcaaaagactgattcccgtaGGCTAGATCATCGAGCTGGCCTCTGGTGGCCAGCTCGTCGAGCTAGTCATGGCCAGCTCGTCGAACTGGCCTATAGAGG encodes:
- the LOC136218477 gene encoding homeobox-leucine zipper protein ATHB-13-like, translated to MSCNGMAFFPANFMVHEEDHQDHQPPTSLNPLLPSSCTHQDFNGVASFLGKRSMSFSGIDASCHEDDELSDDDGSQAGEKKRRLNMEQVKTLEKNFELGNKLEPERKMQLARALGLQPRQIAIWFQNRRARWKTKQLEKDYDLLKTQFEAIKSDNHALQAHNQKLHAQIMALKSREPTESINLNKETEGSCSNRSENSSEIKLDISTTAAIDSPLSNHPTTTSRPFFPSSSSIRPVAQLFHNSNNNSSSSSSRPDHIHKIDQMVKEESLSNMFCGIDDQSGFWPWLEQQHFN